A window from Streptomyces sp. NBC_00271 encodes these proteins:
- a CDS encoding potassium channel family protein: protein MHIVIMGCGRVGSALAQTLEQQGHTVAVIDQDPTAFRRLGSGFGGRRVTGVGFDQDTLREAGIEEAGAFAAVSSGDNSNIIAARVAREMFGIENVAARIYDPRRAEVYQRLGIPTVATVRWTADQMLRRLLPSGAEPLWRDPTGGVQLAEVHASSAWVGHKISRLQDETGVRVAFLTRLGEAILPTSQTVLQEGDLVHVMMRTDDVEKVEASFAEGPEEESGH from the coding sequence GTGCACATCGTCATCATGGGCTGCGGAAGAGTGGGTTCCGCTCTGGCCCAGACCCTGGAGCAACAGGGGCACACGGTCGCTGTGATCGATCAGGACCCCACCGCCTTCCGACGACTGGGCTCCGGCTTCGGCGGCCGTCGTGTCACCGGAGTCGGCTTCGACCAGGACACCCTGCGCGAAGCGGGCATCGAGGAGGCAGGCGCCTTCGCCGCCGTCTCCAGCGGTGACAACTCGAACATCATCGCCGCCCGGGTGGCCCGCGAGATGTTCGGCATCGAGAACGTCGCGGCGCGCATCTACGACCCGCGCCGCGCCGAGGTCTACCAGCGCCTGGGCATCCCGACCGTCGCCACCGTCCGTTGGACGGCCGATCAGATGCTGCGGCGGCTGCTCCCCTCGGGTGCCGAGCCCCTGTGGCGCGACCCCACCGGCGGGGTGCAGCTCGCCGAGGTGCACGCCTCCTCCGCCTGGGTCGGCCACAAGATCAGCCGTCTCCAGGACGAGACCGGAGTGCGTGTGGCCTTCCTCACGCGGCTGGGCGAGGCGATCCTGCCCACCTCGCAGACGGTGCTGCAGGAGGGCGACCTGGTGCACGTGATGATGCGCACGGACGACGTCGAGAAGGTCGAGGCGTCGTTCGCCGAGGGCCCCGAAGAGGAGAGCGGTCACTGA
- a CDS encoding DUF3159 domain-containing protein yields MTSLDKPTEDAQAAQQDARAVTEAALFEAFGGVRGMVETVVPGLLFVTIFTINKNLHWSAIAALGVSLLLVVVRLAMRDTVKHAFSGVFGVAFGVVFAMMTGNAKDFYLPGMLYTLGLAIAYIVTTLAGVPLIGLILGPVFKENLSWRTRNPGRKKAYAKASWAWGLILLAKCAILFPLYWWANTAQLGWVLIALKIPPFLLAVWLTWVFLAKAPAPIDVFAEMEAEEQAEKERKAALGNESGDEATAGRHRRDA; encoded by the coding sequence GTGACGTCGCTCGACAAGCCGACCGAAGACGCCCAGGCCGCCCAGCAGGATGCGCGGGCGGTGACCGAGGCCGCACTCTTCGAGGCGTTCGGCGGCGTGCGGGGCATGGTCGAGACGGTGGTGCCCGGCCTGCTCTTCGTCACCATCTTCACGATCAACAAGAACCTGCACTGGTCGGCGATCGCCGCCCTCGGGGTGTCCCTGCTGCTGGTCGTGGTCCGCCTCGCGATGCGGGACACCGTCAAGCACGCCTTCAGTGGCGTCTTCGGTGTCGCCTTCGGCGTGGTCTTCGCGATGATGACGGGCAACGCCAAGGACTTCTATCTGCCGGGCATGCTCTACACGCTCGGCCTGGCCATCGCCTACATCGTCACGACCCTCGCGGGCGTGCCTCTGATCGGTCTGATCCTCGGCCCGGTCTTCAAGGAGAACCTCTCCTGGCGCACCCGCAACCCCGGCCGCAAGAAGGCGTACGCGAAGGCCAGTTGGGCCTGGGGCCTGATCCTGCTCGCCAAGTGCGCGATCCTCTTCCCGCTCTACTGGTGGGCCAACACCGCGCAACTGGGCTGGGTCCTGATCGCGCTGAAGATCCCGCCCTTCCTCCTCGCCGTCTGGTTGACCTGGGTGTTCCTGGCCAAGGCTCCCGCCCCCATCGACGTGTTCGCCGAGATGGAGGCGGAGGAGCAGGCCGAGAAGGAGCGCAAGGCCGCCCTCGGGAACGAGTCCGGCGACGAGGCCACGGCCGGCCGTCACCGCCGCGACGCGTAG
- a CDS encoding potassium channel family protein, whose product MRVAIAGAGAVGRSIAGELLENGHEILLIDKAPTAISVERVPQAEWLLADACEITSLDEAALQRCNVVIAATGDDKVNLVVSLLAKTEYGVPRVVARVNNPKNEWLFNEAWGVDVAVSTPRLMSALVEEAVSVGDLVRLLRFSHGDANLVELTLPPESALAGTQVGDVEWPEDTSLVTIIRGTRVLTPSQEDSLEAGDELLFVAAQAREEQLEDLLSVRRDDATS is encoded by the coding sequence ATGAGGGTCGCCATTGCCGGTGCCGGTGCCGTCGGTCGCTCCATCGCGGGCGAGCTCTTGGAGAACGGGCACGAGATTCTGCTGATCGACAAGGCGCCGACCGCCATCTCGGTCGAGCGCGTCCCGCAGGCGGAGTGGCTGCTCGCCGACGCCTGCGAGATCACCTCGCTGGACGAGGCGGCGCTGCAGCGCTGCAACGTGGTCATCGCGGCCACCGGTGACGACAAGGTCAACCTGGTCGTCTCACTGCTCGCGAAGACGGAGTACGGCGTCCCGCGCGTCGTCGCCCGTGTGAACAACCCGAAGAACGAGTGGCTGTTCAACGAGGCCTGGGGCGTGGACGTGGCGGTCTCCACCCCGCGTCTGATGTCGGCCCTGGTCGAGGAGGCCGTGAGCGTCGGTGACCTGGTCCGGCTGCTGCGCTTCAGCCACGGCGACGCGAACCTGGTCGAGCTGACCCTCCCGCCGGAGTCGGCGCTGGCCGGCACGCAGGTCGGCGACGTGGAGTGGCCCGAGGACACCTCCCTGGTCACGATCATCCGCGGCACCCGCGTCCTCACGCCCTCCCAGGAGGACTCGCTGGAGGCGGGCGACGAACTTCTCTTCGTCGCCGCCCAGGCCCGCGAGGAACAGCTCGAGGACCTGCTCTCGGTCCGCCGCGACGACGCGACGAGCTAG